CGGCGGTGAGCACAGCTCCGGCCTTCGAGCGGGTGAAGAGTTGATGCCCCAGGCTGCCTTCTAGGCGCTGAATGCGCAGGCTGATCGCGGATTGCGTGACAAAAAGCCTGTCGCGCGCAGCGACAAACGATCCGGTATTCGCAACTTCGATAAACGTTTTAATCAGGGTGATGTCCATCGTTCAACCACCTCCATTGGGCACCTTCATTCTCCTTCTTATGTACTATTGAAAGACCTCGGAAGCGTTACCGAATTAGGCCTTTA
This is a stretch of genomic DNA from Sulfitobacter indolifex. It encodes these proteins:
- a CDS encoding LysR family transcriptional regulator, whose amino-acid sequence is MDITLIKTFIEVANTGSFVAARDRLFVTQSAISLRIQRLEGSLGHQLFTRSKAGAVLTAEGQQFEPYALSLLKVWEEARQKIQFLMAMSVRLASAHNIRSGRVWGFAGSMPYRSRCRN